One genomic segment of Desertifilum tharense IPPAS B-1220 includes these proteins:
- the petG gene encoding cytochrome b6-f complex subunit V has product MVEPLISGIVLGLIPVTIAGLFVAAYLQYKRGNQLGL; this is encoded by the coding sequence ATGGTAGAACCCCTGATTTCTGGTATTGTTCTAGGTTTAATCCCGGTGACGATCGCAGGTTTGTTTGTGGCGGCTTATCTTCAATACAAGCGCGGAAATCAACTCGGTCTATAA
- a CDS encoding response regulator, with translation MVRNGSPATEKPVSRIDINLLLVEDNVAEARLLQEFLLMTFLNRFHLVHVKRLGEALIQLGEKLPPSGKNRESTAPRNHAFDIILLDLTLPDSTGLASLDLLIDRVPSLPIVVLTNTNDDELAVEAVRHGAQDYLVKRHLNQEILARSLRYAIERKQAAVALREANEILELRVQERTAELETTNQLLKQEIEWRQRIQQRLELAQKAAKIGTFEWNIQSNQFTWTVELEALYGFKPGSFDSQYEQWIQTLHSEDRPKVEQELAQAVLDGQGLDTEFRIIDGHGETRWIAVKSSLFRDDYGNPLQMTGIHMDITEKKQLEAQFLRAQRLESLGTLASGIAHDLNNILTPILTGVQLLQLKFPYLNDQTQQMLKMLETSAQRGAQLIRQILSFARSVEGKRVSLQIHHLLIEIETIIQQTLPKSIEIQIDSAADLWTVSGDATQLHQVLMNLCVNARDAMPNGGTLSMTARNLILDESSARKHLDAKVGPYVRVTISDTGIGIPQEIQERIFDPFFTTKEVGKGTGLGLSAVLGIIKSHGGFVDVQSEVNQGSQFHLYLPASQSAAIPPADELEPLLGQQELILVVDDEAMICETTKTILEAYNYQVLTANDGVEAIALYAEHQEEIYCVLMDIMMPLMDGPSILPLLRRLNPDVYAIAMSGLNSKEAVKQLQQLGFQDFLPKPFSTQDLLQALHQKAETQRF, from the coding sequence TTGGTTAGAAACGGCAGTCCTGCCACCGAAAAGCCCGTAAGTCGGATTGATATCAATCTACTGCTGGTCGAGGATAATGTCGCAGAAGCTCGTTTACTGCAAGAATTTCTGCTCATGACTTTTCTCAACCGCTTTCACCTAGTTCATGTCAAGCGGTTGGGAGAAGCCTTAATCCAACTCGGTGAGAAACTGCCCCCCAGTGGCAAGAATCGCGAATCAACTGCCCCGCGCAACCATGCGTTTGACATTATTCTCCTCGACTTAACCCTGCCCGACAGTACGGGATTAGCCTCTTTAGACTTACTTATCGACCGCGTTCCCAGCTTACCTATCGTCGTATTGACCAATACTAACGACGATGAACTCGCCGTCGAAGCGGTTCGACATGGGGCGCAAGATTATCTCGTCAAGCGCCATCTTAATCAAGAGATTTTAGCGCGATCGCTCCGCTATGCCATCGAACGCAAACAAGCGGCCGTCGCCTTACGGGAAGCCAACGAAATTCTTGAACTGCGCGTGCAAGAACGCACCGCCGAACTTGAAACCACCAACCAACTGTTAAAACAGGAAATTGAATGGCGACAGCGGATTCAACAACGCCTAGAACTGGCACAAAAGGCCGCCAAAATTGGCACCTTTGAATGGAATATTCAATCCAATCAATTTACCTGGACAGTCGAACTCGAAGCCCTCTATGGCTTCAAACCCGGTAGTTTTGATTCTCAATACGAGCAATGGATTCAAACCCTACATTCTGAGGATCGTCCCAAAGTTGAACAAGAACTGGCCCAAGCCGTACTAGACGGTCAAGGTCTTGATACCGAGTTTCGCATTATTGATGGACATGGCGAAACCCGATGGATAGCCGTTAAAAGCAGCCTGTTTCGCGACGACTATGGCAACCCGCTACAAATGACAGGCATCCACATGGATATTACCGAGAAAAAGCAACTAGAAGCCCAATTTCTCCGGGCGCAACGCTTAGAAAGTCTCGGTACCTTAGCCAGCGGCATTGCTCACGACCTCAATAACATTCTCACCCCCATCCTCACAGGCGTCCAACTCCTGCAACTCAAATTTCCCTACCTGAACGATCAAACCCAGCAGATGTTGAAAATGCTGGAAACTAGCGCCCAACGGGGGGCGCAGCTTATCCGGCAAATCCTGTCTTTTGCCCGCAGTGTCGAAGGAAAGCGGGTTTCTCTTCAAATTCATCACCTGCTGATTGAGATTGAAACCATTATTCAGCAGACGCTTCCCAAGTCTATTGAAATTCAAATTGATAGTGCTGCCGACTTGTGGACAGTATCGGGCGATGCGACTCAATTGCATCAGGTGTTGATGAATCTCTGCGTTAACGCCCGCGATGCTATGCCCAATGGCGGAACGTTAAGCATGACGGCCCGCAACCTAATCCTAGATGAATCCTCCGCCCGCAAGCACCTTGATGCTAAAGTGGGGCCTTATGTCCGGGTGACGATATCGGATACGGGGATAGGCATTCCCCAAGAAATCCAAGAACGGATTTTCGATCCCTTCTTCACCACCAAAGAAGTTGGGAAAGGCACTGGGTTAGGACTTTCAGCCGTGTTGGGCATTATTAAAAGTCATGGCGGCTTTGTGGATGTGCAAAGCGAAGTGAACCAAGGCAGTCAGTTTCACCTTTACTTACCAGCCAGTCAATCGGCGGCGATTCCCCCTGCTGATGAGTTAGAACCTTTATTAGGACAGCAAGAGTTGATTTTGGTGGTGGATGATGAAGCGATGATTTGCGAAACCACCAAAACAATCTTAGAAGCGTATAACTATCAAGTCTTAACAGCCAATGATGGGGTAGAAGCGATCGCGCTTTATGCCGAACATCAAGAGGAGATCTACTGCGTCTTAATGGATATCATGATGCCCTTGATGGATGGCCCTAGCATTCTACCGCTATTGCGCCGCCTCAATCCAGACGTGTATGCGATCGCCATGAGCGGCCTCAACTCCAAAGAAGCCGTCAAGCAACTCCAGCAACTCGGCTTCCAGGACTTTCTCCCCAAGCCCTTCTCCACCCAAGACCTGTTACAAGCCTTACACCAAAAAGCAGAAACCCAACGTTTCTAA
- a CDS encoding response regulator — protein MSVDARKTIFLVEDNRGDIRLIQEALKSTTTEYEVIVARDGMEAMAYLRKDGEYAEAIRPDLILLDLNLPKKDGREVLAEIKSDPSLKHIPVVVLTTSRNEEDISKSYDLHVNCYISKSRNLTQLFRIVRGIEEFWLETAVLPPKSP, from the coding sequence ATGTCAGTGGACGCAAGAAAAACTATCTTTTTGGTGGAAGATAACCGGGGCGATATCCGGTTAATCCAAGAAGCCCTCAAAAGTACGACAACGGAATATGAAGTGATCGTCGCCCGCGACGGGATGGAAGCGATGGCTTATCTTCGCAAAGATGGAGAATATGCAGAAGCGATCCGCCCTGACTTGATTTTGCTCGATCTCAATCTCCCCAAAAAAGATGGGCGAGAAGTCCTCGCAGAAATTAAATCAGACCCATCCCTCAAACATATTCCCGTTGTCGTTCTCACCACCTCTCGCAACGAGGAGGATATTTCCAAAAGCTACGATTTACACGTCAACTGCTACATCTCCAAATCGCGGAATTTAACTCAACTGTTCAGAATTGTCCGGGGGATTGAGGAATTTTGGTTAGAAACGGCAGTCCTGCCACCGAAAAGCCCGTAA